One region of Micromonospora ureilytica genomic DNA includes:
- a CDS encoding ricin-type beta-trefoil lectin domain protein — MSVLAVAALVAATLPAVLTNQLPASAAVQATYYVAPDGNDANPGTLQSPFKTVERARDVVRTINSTMSGDINVYLRGGRYPVTSTVEFGASDSGNNGFRVAYAAYPGETPVLDGGVQVTGWSQHSGNIWKAPLDRANKLRALYVNDKRALMASKTISSAGCYGTYNITANQAAWAWESGSQCDGAKYSLNDFPAVARNQDDIEIETGTTWTTAIVGVRQVTTSSDGANRVALFQQPGAAIAQGSFNGNAQVGGTHKLMNAYEFLDAPGEFYFDKGTKTVYYYKASAENMSTATVYAPNNVTTVLRVAGTSTSSHARNITFSGLTVQHSDWNLVNVAGSVLKQAQQGNLSANVYAKGNFHVYHYRNVDVVPGIVQVQNADGILLQRNRIQHTGADGISMVNDVQGTQLIGNHTNDIAGSAILVGHPQHVYIGDGTSTNREKYSASVEGLPKNIDIKNNYLYDSAVLFNGHSPISAYFADTLTIQHNRIEKTPWSGITLGWGWWNFDGSSGSIVPNRPTTTARNNTISYNHIIDTVQRLSDTAPIYTLGSQPGTTITNNYLQGVPSGHKYGLHPDEGSAFITFRDNVLSIDKNVTWMINSDDFGRKHDLSITQIYGPINKVSNKNLPNSTVADIIVSSDYVWPATAYGIAANSGLEDAYRDIIPASNFSAPNYVLPASTFVASATASIPIRSIGDATKSVWLAPYGTTSFTAGATMTRAAGTATSIAVPTTQGEYRLYVVDAQGNRSVESTSIVRQQQGGGGTGNGQLVGAQSGRCAEVPNSSTTNGTQTQLWDCSSAANQRWTQSASKQLTVYGNKCLDASGAGTANGTAVIIWDCHGGLNQQWNVNSNGTVTNAQSGLCLDANGAATANGTKLILWSCNGGTNQRWTLRS, encoded by the coding sequence ATGTCAGTGTTGGCGGTGGCGGCGCTTGTCGCCGCCACACTGCCGGCCGTGCTGACCAACCAGCTGCCGGCATCGGCCGCGGTCCAGGCGACCTACTATGTCGCTCCCGACGGTAACGACGCCAACCCGGGGACCCTGCAATCGCCGTTCAAGACGGTTGAACGCGCGCGGGACGTGGTTCGCACGATAAATTCGACAATGAGCGGTGACATCAACGTGTATCTCCGCGGCGGGAGATACCCGGTCACCAGCACCGTCGAGTTCGGTGCCAGCGACTCCGGCAACAACGGGTTCCGGGTCGCCTACGCTGCCTATCCCGGCGAGACGCCGGTCCTCGACGGCGGTGTCCAGGTGACCGGATGGTCCCAGCACAGCGGCAATATCTGGAAGGCGCCACTGGACCGCGCCAACAAACTGCGGGCGCTCTACGTCAATGACAAGCGCGCTTTGATGGCGTCGAAGACGATCAGCTCGGCGGGCTGCTACGGGACGTACAACATCACCGCCAACCAGGCCGCCTGGGCGTGGGAGTCGGGGTCGCAGTGTGACGGCGCAAAATACAGCCTGAACGATTTTCCTGCCGTCGCCCGCAACCAGGACGACATCGAGATCGAGACGGGCACGACCTGGACCACGGCCATCGTGGGCGTCCGCCAGGTGACCACGAGTTCCGACGGCGCGAACCGGGTCGCCCTCTTCCAGCAGCCCGGTGCGGCGATCGCCCAGGGTTCGTTCAACGGCAACGCCCAGGTGGGCGGCACGCACAAGCTCATGAACGCCTACGAGTTCCTCGACGCGCCCGGTGAGTTCTACTTCGACAAGGGCACCAAGACGGTCTACTACTACAAGGCCAGTGCCGAGAACATGTCGACAGCGACGGTCTACGCGCCGAACAACGTCACCACAGTGCTGCGGGTCGCCGGCACCTCGACGAGCAGCCACGCGCGCAACATCACGTTCTCCGGCCTGACGGTGCAGCACTCCGACTGGAACCTGGTCAACGTCGCCGGCTCGGTCCTCAAGCAGGCGCAGCAGGGCAATCTGAGCGCGAACGTGTACGCCAAGGGCAACTTCCACGTCTACCACTACCGCAACGTCGACGTGGTTCCCGGCATCGTCCAGGTGCAGAACGCCGACGGGATCCTCCTGCAACGCAACCGGATCCAACACACCGGTGCCGACGGGATCAGCATGGTCAACGACGTGCAGGGCACACAGTTGATCGGCAACCACACCAACGACATCGCCGGCTCCGCGATCCTCGTGGGCCATCCGCAACACGTCTACATCGGAGACGGCACGTCGACCAACCGGGAGAAGTACTCCGCGTCGGTCGAGGGGCTGCCGAAGAACATCGACATCAAGAACAACTACCTCTACGACAGCGCGGTCCTGTTCAACGGGCACAGCCCCATCTCGGCCTACTTCGCCGACACCCTCACCATCCAGCACAACCGGATCGAGAAGACCCCATGGTCCGGCATTACGCTCGGCTGGGGCTGGTGGAACTTCGACGGATCGTCGGGCTCGATCGTGCCGAACCGGCCGACCACGACGGCGCGAAACAACACCATCAGCTACAACCACATCATCGACACGGTGCAGCGTCTCAGCGACACGGCCCCCATCTACACGCTTGGTAGTCAGCCCGGTACCACCATCACCAACAACTACCTCCAGGGTGTTCCGTCGGGCCACAAGTACGGACTGCACCCGGACGAGGGGTCGGCGTTCATCACGTTCCGCGACAACGTGTTGAGCATCGACAAGAACGTCACCTGGATGATTAACTCGGACGACTTCGGGCGGAAGCACGATCTGAGCATCACGCAGATCTACGGCCCGATCAACAAGGTCTCGAACAAGAACCTGCCGAACAGCACGGTGGCTGACATCATCGTCTCCTCCGACTATGTCTGGCCGGCGACGGCGTACGGCATCGCCGCGAATTCCGGCCTTGAGGACGCGTACCGGGACATCATTCCGGCGAGCAATTTCTCCGCGCCGAACTACGTGCTGCCGGCCAGCACCTTCGTCGCCAGTGCCACGGCGTCGATTCCGATCCGGAGCATCGGTGACGCCACCAAGTCGGTCTGGTTGGCCCCGTACGGCACGACCAGCTTCACCGCCGGGGCGACGATGACCAGGGCGGCCGGCACCGCCACGTCCATCGCCGTGCCGACCACCCAGGGCGAGTACCGGCTCTACGTCGTCGACGCCCAGGGCAACCGGTCGGTCGAGTCGACATCGATCGTCCGGCAGCAGCAGGGCGGCGGCGGTACGGGGAACGGGCAACTCGTGGGTGCCCAGTCCGGTCGCTGTGCCGAGGTGCCCAACTCCTCCACCACCAACGGCACCCAGACCCAGCTCTGGGACTGCTCCAGCGCCGCCAACCAGCGGTGGACCCAGAGCGCCAGCAAGCAGTTGACCGTGTACGGCAACAAGTGCCTGGACGCCTCCGGGGCCGGCACGGCCAACGGCACCGCGGTCATCATCTGGGACTGCCACGGTGGGCTCAACCAGCAGTGGAACGTCAACAGCAACGGCACCGTGACGAACGCCCAGTCCGGGCTCTGCCTCGACGCCAACGGCGCCGCCACCGCCAACGGCACCAAGCTCATCCTCTGGTCCTGCAACGGCGGCACGAACCAGCGGTGGACGCTGCGTAGCTGA
- a CDS encoding DUF4956 domain-containing protein: MSQLVLFAIDICAVALLVFGLYFPRHRRRDLVVAYLGVNVGVLAVASALSASDVGAGLGLGLALFGVLSIIRLRSTELDQHEVAYYFSALALGILGALSTTSVWLSGGLMALIVAVMFVGDHRRLLRHYRHQIMVLDSAVTDHVALVAQLEQLLNARVHNAIVQRLDMVNETTVVDVRYSVARRSAATGTSKSARAGALR; this comes from the coding sequence ATGTCGCAGCTCGTCCTGTTCGCGATCGACATCTGCGCGGTGGCGCTGCTCGTCTTCGGGCTCTACTTCCCGCGGCACCGCCGGCGCGACCTGGTCGTCGCCTACCTGGGGGTCAACGTCGGTGTCCTCGCGGTGGCGAGCGCGCTGAGCGCCAGCGACGTCGGTGCCGGGCTGGGGCTGGGGCTGGCGTTGTTCGGGGTGCTCTCCATCATCCGACTCCGGTCGACGGAGCTCGACCAGCACGAGGTGGCGTACTACTTCTCGGCTCTCGCGCTGGGCATTCTCGGCGCACTCAGCACCACGTCGGTCTGGCTCAGCGGGGGCCTGATGGCACTCATCGTCGCGGTGATGTTCGTCGGTGACCACCGACGGCTGCTCCGGCACTACCGGCACCAGATCATGGTGCTCGACTCCGCCGTCACCGATCACGTCGCTCTCGTCGCCCAGCTGGAGCAGTTGCTCAATGCCCGGGTGCACAACGCCATCGTCCAGCGGCTCGACATGGTCAACGAGACCACAGTGGTCGACGTCCGATACTCGGTCGCTCGGCGCAGCGCGGCGACCGGCACCAGCAAGTCGGCCCGGGCCGGGGCGCTCCGATGA
- a CDS encoding DUF6582 domain-containing protein, producing the protein MKATWKPHEKHGTLSDKDKRELPESVFAFPEKRKEPMTDAGHVRNAIARFDQVQGVTDKDRDLAFQNILAAAKHYGVDVAETNWRQLGKLPHTPNPAH; encoded by the coding sequence ATGAAGGCAACCTGGAAGCCCCACGAGAAGCACGGCACCCTGTCGGACAAGGACAAGCGCGAGCTGCCGGAGAGCGTCTTCGCGTTCCCCGAGAAGCGCAAGGAACCGATGACCGATGCGGGCCACGTCCGCAATGCCATCGCCCGGTTCGACCAGGTGCAGGGCGTCACCGACAAGGACCGCGACCTGGCCTTTCAGAACATCCTCGCCGCCGCCAAGCACTACGGTGTCGACGTCGCCGAGACGAACTGGCGTCAACTCGGCAAACTCCCGCACACGCCGAACCCCGCCCACTGA
- a CDS encoding amphi-Trp domain-containing protein, translating into MADMDIYEDARTVSRSDLAAWLRQLAHQLESDGRLFYGAAGAVTVADTVRCELEIERENETEVSVEIEFSWTEPARVKVADEEEPSTDDEAAEPTDATPHAAS; encoded by the coding sequence ATGGCCGACATGGATATCTACGAGGACGCCCGTACGGTGTCACGCTCCGACCTGGCCGCCTGGCTGCGTCAGCTGGCCCACCAACTGGAGTCTGATGGGCGGCTCTTCTACGGCGCGGCAGGTGCGGTGACGGTCGCGGACACGGTGCGCTGCGAGCTGGAGATCGAACGGGAGAACGAAACGGAGGTTTCCGTCGAGATCGAGTTCTCCTGGACCGAGCCCGCGCGCGTCAAGGTGGCGGACGAGGAAGAGCCCTCGACTGACGACGAGGCCGCCGAGCCGACCGACGCCACGCCGCACGCCGCCTCCTAG
- a CDS encoding polyphosphate polymerase domain-containing protein yields MTAPPLARLAPIALAEVIDRAALQCRVDRKYVIAVDELPHLLDQLTPYARVLDIDGERTFRYESVYFDTPCLASYHCAAYRRRRRFKVRTRTYLDSAQCWLEVKISGARGRVTKHRLPYLAEDRRTVRSGRGFVDDVLDRESILSNLAGSPLEPVLVTSYRRSTLLLPATASRVTIDTGLTWQDGDRALRLPGIAVVETKTTSAPSLVDRVLWQRGTRPVRISKYATGLAALRLDLPDVPWRRTLRRHFRADPSSALLELTVPTRSEQEASCA; encoded by the coding sequence ATGACCGCCCCACCGCTGGCGAGGCTGGCGCCGATCGCACTCGCCGAGGTGATCGACCGAGCGGCGCTGCAGTGCAGGGTGGACCGCAAGTACGTGATCGCGGTGGACGAGCTGCCGCACCTGCTGGACCAGCTCACCCCGTACGCCCGGGTGCTGGACATCGATGGCGAGCGCACCTTCCGGTACGAGTCCGTGTACTTCGACACGCCCTGTCTGGCCAGCTACCACTGCGCCGCGTACCGGCGGCGCAGGCGCTTCAAGGTACGGACCCGGACCTACCTCGACTCGGCTCAGTGCTGGCTGGAGGTGAAGATCAGCGGAGCGCGCGGACGGGTCACCAAGCACCGACTGCCGTATCTCGCCGAGGACCGCCGCACCGTCAGGTCCGGACGCGGGTTCGTCGACGATGTGCTCGATCGGGAGTCGATCCTGTCCAACCTCGCCGGCAGCCCGCTGGAGCCGGTGCTGGTCACCAGCTACCGTCGCTCCACTCTGCTGCTGCCGGCGACAGCGAGCCGGGTCACCATCGACACGGGGCTCACCTGGCAGGACGGTGACCGCGCACTCCGACTGCCCGGCATCGCCGTGGTCGAGACCAAGACCACCTCGGCCCCCTCGCTGGTCGACCGCGTGCTGTGGCAGCGCGGGACCCGGCCGGTACGCATCTCGAAGTACGCCACAGGTCTCGCGGCGCTCCGCCTGGACCTCCCAGACGTGCCGTGGCGACGGACGCTACGCCGCCATTTCCGCGCCGACCCGTCCTCGGCGCTCCTGGAGTTGACAGTTCCCACCCGATCAGAACAGGAGGCATCGTGCGCATGA
- a CDS encoding DUF1996 domain-containing protein, producing MSYEGPPPSRHRVPGWLARHRLGVTLGAAAVVVIAAGGVYLGSGAAQPEPSNAANALEYPPSPAGQPASPGATVPASATPSASTTPSPGATPSTAAAPKVPATGWVPVDRAAWKTQADAYRALKVDPVPAGVGNLPEFRADCQYSHRLPDDPIVAPGLPGASHMHSFVGNKAVDANTVAGDLTKFTATSCKPVQDHSAYWVPTLYDNATGKPVETTGFRVYYRSLAKNSTGQMPMPNGLRMISGDAKKKKPTPRGATGQFYCAFYGPGDLDGIARSTNGNWPICGGDATLHFMMQFPDCWDGKHLDSPNHKDHVAYGSSNSCPTSHPVRIPAITFDIQYPAKGTPAGYYLSSDKEGKSASSMHGDAFVMWDVNTMNKRTRNCVQGRRTCDNYGYQK from the coding sequence GTGTCGTACGAAGGCCCGCCGCCGTCACGTCATCGCGTTCCTGGCTGGCTCGCCCGCCACCGGCTGGGCGTAACCCTCGGCGCGGCGGCCGTAGTCGTCATCGCGGCGGGGGGTGTGTACCTGGGCAGCGGCGCGGCGCAGCCCGAGCCGTCGAACGCGGCCAACGCCCTCGAATACCCGCCGTCACCGGCCGGGCAGCCAGCTTCGCCCGGCGCGACAGTGCCGGCCTCCGCGACCCCGTCGGCCTCCACGACCCCGTCGCCCGGGGCGACGCCGTCGACCGCTGCCGCGCCGAAGGTTCCCGCAACCGGTTGGGTTCCGGTCGATCGGGCGGCCTGGAAGACGCAGGCCGACGCCTACCGGGCGTTGAAGGTCGACCCCGTCCCGGCCGGCGTGGGTAACCTCCCGGAGTTCCGGGCCGACTGCCAGTACAGCCACCGGCTACCGGACGACCCGATCGTCGCCCCCGGCCTACCCGGCGCGTCACACATGCACTCGTTCGTCGGCAACAAGGCAGTCGACGCGAACACCGTCGCCGGGGACCTGACGAAGTTCACGGCCACCTCCTGCAAGCCGGTCCAGGACCACTCCGCCTACTGGGTGCCGACGCTCTACGACAACGCGACGGGAAAGCCGGTCGAGACCACCGGATTCCGGGTCTACTACCGCTCGCTCGCCAAGAACTCGACAGGCCAGATGCCGATGCCCAACGGCCTGCGCATGATCTCCGGCGACGCAAAGAAGAAGAAGCCCACACCACGCGGCGCGACCGGCCAGTTCTACTGCGCCTTCTACGGGCCCGGTGACCTCGACGGCATCGCCCGCAGCACCAACGGCAACTGGCCGATCTGCGGGGGCGACGCGACGCTGCACTTCATGATGCAGTTCCCGGACTGCTGGGACGGCAAGCACCTGGACAGCCCCAACCACAAGGACCATGTGGCGTACGGCAGCAGCAACTCCTGCCCGACCAGCCACCCGGTCCGGATCCCGGCGATCACCTTCGACATCCAGTACCCGGCGAAGGGCACCCCGGCGGGCTACTACCTCTCCTCCGACAAGGAGGGCAAGAGCGCCTCGTCGATGCACGGCGACGCGTTCGTGATGTGGGACGTCAACACCATGAACAAGCGCACCAGGAACTGCGTCCAGGGACGCCGGACCTGCGACAACTACGGCTACCAGAAGTAG